In a single window of the Magnolia sinica isolate HGM2019 chromosome 7, MsV1, whole genome shotgun sequence genome:
- the LOC131251182 gene encoding NAC domain-containing protein 2-like, with the protein MSNPQPSLPPGFRFHPTDEELILHYLKNKTTSTPCPVSIIAEVDIYKFNPWDLPAKAAFGDKEWYFFTPRDRKYPNGARPNRAAACGYWKATGTDKPISKTTAGKENIGVKKALVFYKGRPPKGIKTNWIMHEYRLAEVENHYKPMKLKDSSMRLDDWVLCRIYRKNSHILPNEAIATDQELEDRSIASSMWSNTAHQSAIELPKTSSFSDILAAGDFSSLTHLLSDNPSNSAAPELSSIFCNANNSQPISINSNNNNNSYPVQKLSQQDPSALDIDNQIKRHRPADPTEGVLHPSKKFNSSCNFSNMSSQLEAPQYHLLNQPFFNPQILLNSHFEFQ; encoded by the exons ATGTCAAACCCACAACCATCCCTTCCACCAGGTTTCAGATTCCACCCAACCGACGAAGAGCTCATCCTCCACTATCTAAAAAACAAAACCACCTCCACCCCATGTCCGGTCTCCATCATAGCCGAAGTTGATATATACAAGTTCAATCCATGGGATCTTCCAG CTAAAGCAGCTTTCGGAGATAAGGAGTGGTATTTTTTCACCCCCAGAGATCGAAAGTACCCGAACGGGGCCCGCCCAAATCGGGCCGCTGCTTGTGGGTATTGGAAGGCGACTGGAACCGATAAACCAATATCGAAGACGACGGCTGGGAAGGAGAATATAGGAGTGAAGAAAGCTCTTGTATTTTACAAGGGTAGACCTCCTAAGGGCATCAAGACTAACTGGATCATGCATGAATACCGGCTTGCTGAAGTTGAAAACCACTACAAGCCTATGAAATTAAAAGATTCGTCCATGAGG tTAGACGATTGGGTCCTATGCCGAATCTACAGAAAGAATAGCCATATTCTTCCAAATGAGGCGATAGCGACTGATCAAGAGCTAGAAGACCGTTCAATTGCCTCGTCGATGTGGTCGAACACTGCCCACCAAAGTGCCATCGAGCTTCCAAAAACTTCCTCTTTCTCAGACATACTCGCGGCCGGGGACTTCTCATCACTGACTCATCTCCTGTCTGACAACCCGTCCAACTCGGCGGCCCCAGAACTCAGTTCCATTTTCTGTAATGCTAATAACAGCCAACCCATTTCCatcaacagcaacaacaacaacaacagctaCCCAGTTCAAAAGCTCTCTCAACAAGATCCATCTGCTTTAGACATTGATAACCAGATAAAGCGGCACAGGCCGGCAGATCCCACCGAGGGTGTTTTGCACCCATCAAAGAAATTCAACAGTTCATGCAACTTCAGCAACATGAGTAGTCAGTTGGAAGCTCCCCAATACCACTTATTAAACCAGCCATTCTTCAATCCACAGATACTCTTGAATTCTCATTTTGAATTTCAATAA